In Deltaproteobacteria bacterium, the genomic window AAGGCAATTTTACTCTGACCCCATTTTTCCATCCTCGAAATCGCCGCAATTACGCTGCACCTGTACATGGTAGACGTGCAGGTGTAACGGGTGGTTGGTCGCGCCCGTCAGGCTGATAGAGCAAGCGCAAGCTAGTCGATTTCAGACAAAGCCCTTTCCAAAAACCCCTCAAACAGCCGCTCGACAACCTCGATAGAGCTATTCAGCGGGTGATCGCCGCTAATCAGGTGTAGCGCGCAATCGGCCTCTTTTGCATACCTGATCGAGTGCTCTGGCGGAATGATGTCATCGGACCAGCCGTGCACGATTTCCAGGTGCCTGTGGCCGATGGGGTATTCTTCCTTATAACCCCTCATATACAAGGCCGGCGCCAGCAGAAATACCGCGTGGGTCTCGACCTCGCCCGAGGCCATCAATGACACGTAGCCGCCCATGCTCGAGCCAACCAGGATGCACTTTTCGTTTTCATTTTTGAGGATACTCACCAGCCGTTCTACCCGCAGGTCGGGGTCGTAGGTGTCGGAGTAATCGATGCTGTCAACTTCGCAGCCATGCGCACTGGCGATCGCTGCCAGTCGCTTTATCTTGTTGCCCCATGGGCCGCTTTCCTTGCCGTGTGAGAAGTAAACTTTCATGATTTTGAACCCTTTTTCAAACTTTGGTCGCAACATGCGACAATTGGGGTTTGTGTCATTTTACCCTGACCCCAATTTACACTTATCCGACCCGGCAATCAGGAAATAACCATGAAAGGTGTTCCAACAGGTTCCCCCGTTGCAATTCTGTTCAGATTATTAATCATGCTGCTGCTCAGTTGCTTGG contains:
- a CDS encoding alpha/beta hydrolase — its product is MKVYFSHGKESGPWGNKIKRLAAIASAHGCEVDSIDYSDTYDPDLRVERLVSILKNENEKCILVGSSMGGYVSLMASGEVETHAVFLLAPALYMRGYKEEYPIGHRHLEIVHGWSDDIIPPEHSIRYAKEADCALHLISGDHPLNSSIEVVERLFEGFLERALSEID